One Molothrus aeneus isolate 106 chromosome 6, BPBGC_Maene_1.0, whole genome shotgun sequence genomic window carries:
- the CEP170B gene encoding centrosomal protein of 170 kDa protein B isoform X3: MSVTSWFLVSSTGIRHRLPREMIFVGRDDCELMLQSRSVDKQHAVINYDKDKDEHWVKDLGSLNGTFVNDVRIPDQKYITLKLNDVIRFGYDSNMYVLEQIQHKVPEEALKHEKYTSQLQMNYKGTAVKRAEQPMEHSVYTESPQAKLEKGERKAITETNTYRTPLYGQPSWWGEDDANNKEERRQEEHYSERSKEITQHEEELNGNISTYRDAQEQSVFAFRREPSYFEIPTKEFQQPSKSPETQVHEIPTKDVDAVVAPVVQSHASFTIEFDDGTPGKIKIKDHVTKFSLRQRRPYSKEPAPTEVMSAESKVADWLVQNDPSLMRRQSAGDDVYSTKSDLPVHVRTLKGNRHEDGTQSDTEDPKAEKETPTAGGERPTEQTRLQRQMRRDPHEMLHNKQAFVIEFFEDTPRKKRSQSFTHSAHSSQSDTDPGMKSKVEKRKNALPAEKPGNSVPPSHLTAQTGKASNSSCGTQRTSSFKRDKTEDRINSSSSSAPRAKSYGSVGRKSKMAQDFMAEYLRETAQSGKPSAEKAAPVPVAPRVVISSEPEPASAPPPEVKSAQGRRNDEEDSVSETGTYTIETESQDKEVEEARKMIDQVFGVLESPEFSRISSTFRPVIKGERDDSGSQHLISENGTSQKSPLLQAFSSKAVNGSQAEAQMSAASQGSQKWVSRWASLADSYSDSGSVSGQGDGSAESGVPPKPGEPENSVPSRTRRLLPQLPPSDKSDSPTPTVLVCQESYSEVTKRTIVKDHCVEAYGDSSSHLFIQEDLDPDSLSDASRSDDGFSTEKGKKYKENSKMLEQMREDNRSENRQPGATRISHVRAVSEPVSTSFYIGDDSNDAEVPSKLSMSISHARADKDSKDPEFSFKCAGTPVSGKPPVKDVSAYINTAGKVVISLHQSLPQDQENMSGKETASFVRQESFTKDKSSSGVPQNKLPHISSHPLLKDLETVRSTRMDFSQDTHLLLKDTETALAALEAKLLGQSQQLEPSETAGQLEDSLSGDSDVDTASTVSLVSGKNVPASAPKRKAVVSLQKEKSSSTPSIQDQCGQPSARDRLTEKQKTQAPEAPNRAEAAKRFQMKRSAGTRGSLDFTDDERSSNSPYLPVPDAVVSDHEHSVTRPVPRRKPFTQPTKEDQSKTTSNVQKIQQVLTRSNSLSTPRPTRASKLRRARLGDASDNECVDADKAASNSDAAAQGTKQPTETKKLSRLDILAMPRKRAGSFTVPSDSETAQARTGFSGRSADSYRKTGVSEVRAAARKTAAAASAKQPFSRTRSSSVKYSSSSSSSRRRPQGSDYTSTSEEEYGSNHSSPKHKRSHTSTATQTPRIRGSGLGKQKHNGRETDEDEDFDDNPDPYNFMAQTAEIAEIARLSQTLVKDVAILAREIHDVAGDGDSQSSSGTGPSPCLSSVPNTPASTISAREELVQHIPEASLNYQKVPPGSVELKDFDQNMNDNREEDPSRKTRTRNREEVIFDNLMLNPVSQLSHTIRENTENLAEKMKILFQNSERTWEEMEAKINSENEVPILKTSNKEISSILKELRRVQKQLEVINAIIDPTGNLDIVASNKASSAAKQSTATKVRTANNSGSTLETLSLAQMRNYAQKSNCGSSSLQDSNFIPDGEKYVI; this comes from the exons AAACAAATACTTACCGCACCCCTCTCTATGGGCAGCCCTCCTGGTGGGGGGAAGATGATGCAAATAACAAGGAGGAGAGAAGGCAAGAGGAACATTACTCAG AGAGATCAAAAGAGATAACCCAACATGAAGAGGAACTGAATGGGAATATTTCTACCTATAGAGATGCTCAAGAACAATCTGTGTTTGCCTTCCGGAGAGAGCCAAGTTATTTTGAGATTCCAACTAAGGAATTTCAGCAGCCATCAAAATCTCCAGAAACACAGGTTCATGAGATCCCAACAAAAGATGTTGATGCTGTGGTAGCCCCTGTGGTACAGAGTCATGCCTCTTTCACCATTGAATTTGATGATGGTACCCCTggtaaaataaagataaaagaCCATGTAACAAAATTTTCACTCAGACAGAGAAGACCCTACAGTAAGGAACCAGCTCCTACAGAAGTGATGTCGGCAGAGAGCAAAGTGGCTGACTGGCTTGTCCAGAATGACCCAAGCCTGATGAGAAGGCAGTCTGCAGGAGATGATGTTTACAGTACCAAGAGTGACCTGCCAGTTCATGTAAGGACGCTCAAAG GCAACAGGCACGAGGACGGGACGCAGAGTGACACCGAAGATCCCAAGGCGGAGAAGGAGACGCCGACGGCGGGCGGGGAACGTCCCACAGAGCAGACGAGGCTGCAGCGCCAGATGAGGCGCGACCCCCATGAGATGCTGCACAACAAGCAGGCCTTCGTCATCGAGTTCTTCGAGGACACGCCGCGCAAGAAGCGGTCCCAGTCCTTCACGCACAGCGCTCACTCATCCCAGAGCGACACGGATCCGGGGATGAAGAGCAAGGTGGAAAAGCGCAAGAACGCATTGCCAGCGGAGAAGCCGGGAAATTCGGTGCCACCGTCCCACCTCACAGCCCAGACGGGCAAAGCCAGCAACAGCTCCTGCGGGACCCAAAGAACAAGCTCCTTCAAGAGGGACAAGACGGAGGATCGGATCAACTCTTCgtcctcctctgctcccagagcaaaAAGTTATGGGAGCGTTGGGAGGAAGTCGAAAATGGCTCAGGATTTTATGGCTGAGTACTTGCGTGAGACTGCTCAGTCTGGGAAGCCAAGCGCTGAGaaagcagcccctgtgcccgtAGCTCCACGCGTGGTTATATCCTCGGAACCAGAGCCTGCCTCTGCTCCACCTCCAGAGGTGAagtctgcccagggcaggaggaatgatgaggaagACAGTGTAAGTGAGACGGGCACGTACACCATTGAGACGGAGTCGCAGGACAAAGAGGTGGAGGAAGCGCGAAAAATGATAGATCAG GTTTTTGGTGTTCTTGAATCACCTGAATTTTCCAGAATCTCTTCAACCTTTAGACCAGTAATTAAAGGTGAAAGAGATGACTCCGGTTCTCAGCATCTAATCAGTGAAAACGGCACTAGTCAGAAGTCACCCTTGCTCCAGGCTTTTTCCTCAAAAGCTGTGAATGGGTCTCAGGCTGAAGCACAG ATGTCTGCAGCATCTCAAGGGAGTCAGAAGTGGGTGTCAAGGTGGGCGAGCCTTGCGGACAGTTACTCTGACTCTGGATCTGTCTCTGGGCAGGGTGATGGAAGTGCAG AAAGTGGGGTACCCCCAAAACCTGGGGAACCAGAAAACTCTGTGCCCTCGAGAACAAGGCGccttcttccccagctccctccaagTGATAAATCAGACAGCCCCACTCCCACAGTCCTGGTGTGCCAGGAGTCCTATTCGGAGGTTACCAAGAGAACCATCGTGAAGGACCACTGCGTGGAAGCCTATGGCGATTCCAGCAGCCACCTCTTCATCCAGGAAGACCTGGATCCGGATAGCCTCAGCGATGCCAGCAGATCTGATGATGgcttcagcacagaaaaaggcaagaaatatAAAGAGAACAGCAAAATGCTAGAGCAGATGAGGGAAGACAACAGATCAGAGAACCGGCAGCCAGGAGCCACCCGGATCTCTCACGTGAGAGCTGTGAGTGAGCCAGTTTCTACTTCATTCTACATTGGTGATGACAGCAATGATGCAGAGGTTCCCTCCAAGCTCTCTATGAGTATATCCCATGCTCGAGCAGACAAGGACAGCAAGGATCCGGAGTTTTCCTTCAAGTGTGCTGGCACACCAGTTTCTGGAAAGCCACCGGTCAAAGATGTCAGTGCTTATATAAACACGGCTGGAAAAGTTGTCATTTCCCTTCATCAGAGTCTTCCTCAAGATCAAGAAAATATGTCAGGAAAGGAAACGGCATCTTTTGTTAGACAGGAAAGTTTTACCAAAGATAAATCAAGCAGTGGTGTTCCTCAGAATAAACTCCCACATATTTCAAGTCACCCTCTGCTTAAAGATTTAGAGACTGTTCGATCAACTCGTATGGACTTTAGTCAGGACACTCATCTTCTGCTTAAGGACACTGAAACTGCCTTGGCAGCGCTGGAAGCCAAATTGCTTGGTCAAAGCCAACAGCTGGAGCCGTCGGAAACTGCTGGTCAGCTGGAGGACTCCTTGTCAGGGGACTCAGATGTAGACACGGCCAGCACAGTCAGCTTGGTGAGCGGCAAAAACGTCCCAGCAAGTGCCCCGAAACGCAAAGCAGTTGTGAGCTTGCAGAAGGAGAAATCTTCCTCCACGCCATCCATCCAGGAccagtgtgggcagcccagCGCTCGGGACAGGCTGACggagaagcagaaaacacaAGCACCAGAGGCACCCAACCGAGCAGAGGCCGCCAAACGCTTCCAGATGAAGCGGAGCGCTGGGACTCGAGGGTCACTTGACTTCACAGATGATGAGAGAAGTTCAAACTCACCCTACCTGCCAGTCCCAGATGCAGTTGTGTCTGACCATGAGCACTCAGTAACCCGGCCTGTGCCCAGGAGGAAACCTTTCACTCAGCCCACCAAGGAGGACCAGAGCAAAACAACCTCAAACGTGCAGAAAATCCAGCAGGTTCTCACCCGGTCCAACAGTTTATCCACCCCACGGCCCACAAGGGCCTCAAAGCTGCGCCGCGCCCGGCTGGGAGATGCTTCGGACAACGAATGCGTGGATGCTGACAAAGCAGCCTCCAACTCGGATGCCGCTGCTCAGGGCACCAAGCAGCCCACGGAGACGAAGAAGCTGTCCCGGCTGGACATCCTGGCCATGCCCAGGAAACGGGCAGGATCATTTACAGTGCCCAGTGACTCGGAGACGGCGCAGGCGAGGACGGGGTTTTCGGGCCGCAGCGCCGACTCCTATCGCAAGACAGGCGTGTCAGAggtgagagctgcagccaggaagacggcagctgctgcctctgccaagCAGCCTTTCAGCAGGACTCGTTCAAGCAGTGTCAAGTATTCCTCCTCATCATCCT CATCAAGGCGGAGACCACAGGGTTCAGATTACACTTCCACTTCGGAGGAGGAATATGGCTCAAATCACAGCTCCCCTAAACACAAACGCTCCCATACTTCAACAGCCACACAAACACCGAGGATAcgtggctctgggctgggcaagCAGAAGCACAATGGCAGAGAAACAGACGAGGATGAAGATTTTGATGACAACCCTGACCCCTACAACTTCATGGCGCAAACAGCAGAGATAGCAGAAATAGCCAG GCTCAGCCAGACCTTGGTGAAGGATGTGGCCATCCTTGCTCGGGAGATTCACGACGTTGCTGGAGATGGGGACTCACAGAGTTCCTCGGGGACGGGacccagcccctgcctcagctctgtgcccaaCACTCCAGCTTCCACCATATCTGCCAGAGAAGAG TTGGTGCAGCACATTCCAGAAGCAAGTCTGAACTACCAGAAAGTGCCTCCGGGATCAGTGGAACTGAAGGATTTTGACCAAAATATGAACGACAACAGAGAAGAGGATCCCTCAAGAAAAACAAGGACCAGAAACCGTGAGGAG GTAATCTTTGACAATCTGATGTTGAACCCAGTGTCCCAGTTATCACATACAATCcgtgaaaatacagaaaaccttGCTGAAAAAATGAA GATTCTGTTTCAAAACTCAGAAAGGACCTGGGAGGAAATGGAGGCCAAAATCAATTCAGAAAATGAAGTGCCAATTCTGAAGACATCAAACAAA GAAATCAGTTCTATACTGAAGGAGCTCAGGCGAGTTCAAAAACAGCTTGAAG tcaTAAACGCTATCATTGACCCTACTGGAAACTTGGATATAGTTGCCAGTAACAAAGCATCTTCTGCTGCTAAACAATCTACAGCCACTAAAGTCAGGACTGCTAACAATTCTGGGTCCACACTGGAGACTTTGTCCCTAGCACAGATGAGAAACTACGCTCAGAAATCGAACTGTGGGTCTTCTAGCTTGCAAGATTCGAATTTCATTCCAGATGGAGAGAAATACGTGATCTGA